In the Cryptococcus neoformans var. neoformans JEC21 chromosome 1, complete sequence genome, one interval contains:
- a CDS encoding expressed protein gives MGIFTHSAEDDVLVSASFPETNAFGNVVNGEDNNILIHLINSGSKNYTLVSASASYHDPANHWALVKNATTLKYGVPLVSGANFSAPYHVYSEFRPQELGLTVTVNLAETGTKDLHYITAMNRTVSIVEAPGSWLDFQLIFLYLILGTALTLGGWWAYDSYFAPKSKVKGKKKSGPGPKKVQAVVPGKESVYPEVKPYEEEWIPEQLLKSKQNKLKKRNVDGASSAGEITSGGETSGAEGKGKKRKGKKA, from the exons ATGG GCATCTTTACTCACTCTGCAGAGGATGACGTCCTTGTCTCTGCCTCTTTCCCTGAAACTAATGCATTCGGCA ATGTCGTCAATGGAGAGGATAACAACATTCTGATCCACTTGATTAACTCCGGCTCCAAAAACTACACCCTCGTGTCTGCTTCTGCCAGTTACCATGATCCTGCCAACCATTGGGCTCTG GTCAAGAATGCGACCACCCTGAAGTATGGCGTCCCTCTTGTTAGTGGCGCTAACTTCTCCGCCCCCTACCACGTGTACTCTGA ATTCCGTCCCCAGGAACTTGGTCTCACCGTCACGGTCAATCTCGCCGAGACTGGCACGAAGGATCTACATTATATTACTGCTATGAACCGGACAGTTTCTATCGTTGAAGCCCCTGGTTCATGGCTCGATTTCcaactcatcttcctttATCTTATCCTTGGTACCGCTCTTACCCTTGGCGGGTGGTGGGCATACGACTCCTACTTCGCACCCAAGAGCAAGGTTaaggggaaaaagaagtcTGGTCCTGGACCTAAGAAAGTCCAGGCTGTTGTGCCCGGGAAGGAGAGTGTGTATCCAGAGGTCAAGCCATATGAGGAGGAGTGGATCCCGGAACAGCTTCTGAAGAGCAAGCAGAAcaagctgaagaagagaaacgTAGACGGAGCCAGCTCGGCTGGGGAGATAACTAGCGGCGGTGAGACAAGTGGAGCAGAGGGtaaagggaagaagaggaaaggtaAGAAGGCGTAG